One part of the Melioribacteraceae bacterium genome encodes these proteins:
- the dusB gene encoding tRNA dihydrouridine synthase DusB has protein sequence MKIGNLDIEKKLFLAPMAEVTDASFRKIARENGAGFTFTQMVSAAGVVNNNFETLRLLSFNRSEKPIGVQVLGNNPDILGEAVKEIAKLKPDLIDLNCGCPVDKVVSNNMGSALLEDTKTIGRIVRKMTDSSGGIPISVKLRLGKDKSNINILETAKAAEANGASLLFVHARTRADKYESEPNWEWLKKVKENLSIPIVGNGSIFTPGDAKEMLDLTGCDSVMVARGALGNPFIFNRFNNLISTGIDPGLPEPGFVKDVLLRQISYLHKEFGEILCIDKAKKHSIWYFRFYPGIDHFLEKVFSLNDLASINSLIEEHSENIIKGNFKVTELSDINKKFKKKVLFWLTDIDAEILG, from the coding sequence ATGAAGATCGGTAATCTTGATATTGAAAAAAAACTCTTCTTAGCTCCAATGGCTGAGGTGACCGATGCCTCTTTCAGAAAAATTGCTAGAGAGAACGGGGCGGGGTTTACTTTTACTCAGATGGTTAGTGCCGCAGGTGTTGTAAATAACAATTTTGAAACATTAAGACTCCTCTCATTTAATCGTTCCGAAAAACCGATTGGCGTTCAGGTCCTCGGAAACAATCCCGATATACTCGGAGAAGCAGTAAAAGAAATCGCAAAACTTAAACCCGACCTAATCGATCTGAATTGCGGCTGTCCTGTTGATAAAGTGGTTAGTAATAATATGGGCTCAGCCCTTCTGGAAGATACTAAGACTATCGGCAGGATCGTTAGGAAGATGACCGATTCTTCAGGCGGAATTCCGATCTCTGTGAAACTCCGTTTAGGAAAGGATAAGAGCAATATAAATATTCTTGAAACTGCTAAAGCGGCAGAAGCAAACGGGGCTTCTCTTTTATTTGTTCATGCCCGTACCAGAGCGGATAAATATGAATCCGAACCTAACTGGGAATGGCTTAAAAAGGTAAAAGAGAATTTGAGTATTCCTATAGTAGGTAACGGCTCAATCTTTACGCCTGGCGATGCCAAAGAGATGCTTGATCTTACAGGTTGCGATTCCGTTATGGTTGCCAGAGGTGCTCTCGGCAATCCCTTTATTTTCAACAGGTTTAATAATCTGATAAGTACAGGAATTGATCCGGGTTTACCGGAACCTGGATTTGTTAAAGATGTACTTCTCAGACAAATCTCTTATCTTCACAAAGAGTTCGGGGAAATTCTCTGTATCGATAAGGCTAAAAAGCATTCTATCTGGTATTTCAGGTTTTATCCGGGCATTGACCATTTCCTTGAAAAAGTTTTTTCACTTAATGATCTGGCTTCAATCAATTCTCTGATTGAAGAACACTCGGAGAATATTATAAAAGGAAATTTTAAAGTAACTGAATTAAGCGACATCAATAAAAAATTTAAGAAAAAAGTGCTCTTCTGGTTAACCGATATTGATGCAGAAATTCTCGGTTAG
- the pnp gene encoding polyribonucleotide nucleotidyltransferase yields MVYTKEIELGGKLLKIETGKLAKQSNGAVTVQYGDTVVLVTAVAGELRDEIDFFPLSVEYREKAFAAGKIPGGFFKREGKPSDKEVLSARLIDRPIRPLFPENYRNDTQVAAFVYSYDHENDADVISAVGASAALVISDIPFFEPIGEVRVGRINGQFIVNPTNIQVEESDIELVVAGTDSSIMMVEGESKEVSEEVMLDALKFAHNEIKKIVKAQNELRELCGKPKMVVPEKAIDQNLLNDVKEFALNRFKDIVSSVLAKEERSAKNRELEQDVLTALAEKYPEQEKAIKEILHDMEKDLMRNRILEEGLRLDGRKTDQIRQISIELGILPRPHSSALFTRGETQSLTTLTLGTKQDEQIIDGLQTEFRKRFILHYNFPPFSVGETGRYSGVGRREVGHGNLAERSIKNILPPETVFPYMIRLNSDILESNGSSSMATVCAGSLALMEGGVPVKCSIAGIAMGLVKEGDRYAILSDILGNEDHLGDMDFKVAGSENGITGFQMDIKIQGISFEIMEKALAQAKAGRIHILKIMNEAIPVSKPNISTYAPILLSTKISTDKIGAVIGPGGKVIQKMQKDFSVEINIEDDGTVSIAGQDHQKAKEAKEYIKWLTAEPEIGKNYNGKVMKITDFGAFVEIIPGTQGLLHISQIDNKRVNKVSDVLKEGDMVKVKLLSIEGGKFSLSRKVLLKDKEEEKTSTENE; encoded by the coding sequence ATGGTATATACCAAAGAAATTGAATTAGGGGGCAAGTTATTAAAAATAGAAACCGGAAAACTTGCTAAACAATCGAACGGAGCTGTTACTGTTCAGTATGGCGATACGGTCGTTTTAGTTACTGCCGTTGCTGGAGAATTGCGGGATGAAATCGACTTTTTCCCTTTGAGTGTTGAATACAGAGAAAAAGCATTTGCTGCAGGAAAAATACCCGGAGGCTTTTTTAAACGCGAAGGCAAACCGAGCGATAAAGAGGTTCTTAGCGCTCGATTGATCGACAGACCGATAAGACCCCTTTTCCCGGAAAATTATCGGAATGATACTCAGGTAGCTGCGTTTGTCTATTCCTACGATCACGAAAATGATGCCGATGTTATCTCGGCTGTCGGAGCTTCCGCCGCTCTGGTTATCTCCGACATCCCTTTCTTCGAACCGATTGGTGAAGTGAGAGTTGGAAGAATTAACGGTCAGTTTATTGTCAACCCTACTAATATTCAGGTTGAAGAAAGCGATATTGAACTGGTTGTAGCCGGAACCGATAGCTCTATTATGATGGTTGAAGGCGAATCTAAAGAAGTGAGCGAAGAAGTAATGCTCGACGCTCTTAAGTTTGCTCACAATGAAATTAAAAAAATTGTAAAAGCTCAGAATGAACTTCGCGAACTCTGCGGTAAACCTAAAATGGTCGTTCCTGAAAAAGCTATCGATCAGAATCTTCTGAACGATGTTAAAGAATTCGCTCTTAACCGGTTTAAGGATATTGTTTCTTCTGTTCTTGCTAAAGAGGAAAGATCGGCTAAAAATAGGGAACTTGAGCAGGACGTATTAACCGCCCTGGCGGAGAAATACCCCGAACAGGAAAAAGCCATTAAAGAAATTCTCCACGATATGGAGAAAGATTTGATGCGCAACAGAATTCTTGAAGAAGGCCTGAGACTTGACGGAAGAAAAACCGATCAGATCCGCCAGATCTCAATTGAACTCGGTATCCTGCCCCGTCCTCACTCTTCCGCGCTTTTTACACGCGGCGAGACCCAGAGTTTAACAACTCTTACTCTCGGCACAAAGCAGGATGAACAGATAATTGACGGACTTCAAACTGAATTCAGGAAAAGGTTTATACTGCATTATAATTTCCCTCCGTTCAGTGTTGGTGAAACCGGAAGGTACAGCGGTGTTGGCAGAAGGGAAGTAGGGCACGGAAACCTTGCCGAAAGATCTATTAAAAATATTCTTCCTCCCGAAACTGTATTCCCTTACATGATCCGTTTGAATTCTGATATACTCGAATCCAACGGCTCGTCTTCAATGGCTACAGTGTGTGCCGGGTCGCTTGCTCTTATGGAAGGCGGCGTTCCTGTTAAATGCTCTATTGCAGGTATTGCTATGGGTCTTGTAAAAGAAGGCGACCGTTACGCCATCCTTTCTGACATTCTGGGAAATGAAGATCATCTTGGTGATATGGATTTTAAAGTTGCCGGATCGGAAAACGGAATAACCGGTTTCCAGATGGATATTAAAATCCAGGGTATTTCATTCGAGATTATGGAGAAGGCGCTTGCTCAGGCAAAAGCCGGAAGAATCCATATCCTTAAAATAATGAACGAAGCTATACCGGTTTCCAAACCTAATATTTCCACTTATGCTCCAATACTTCTTTCAACTAAAATCAGCACCGACAAGATCGGTGCGGTTATTGGGCCAGGCGGAAAAGTTATCCAGAAAATGCAGAAGGATTTCAGCGTCGAAATTAATATTGAAGATGACGGTACTGTCAGTATTGCCGGTCAGGATCACCAGAAAGCGAAAGAAGCCAAAGAATATATTAAGTGGCTTACTGCAGAACCGGAAATCGGTAAGAATTATAACGGAAAAGTTATGAAGATTACCGACTTCGGCGCTTTCGTTGAAATTATTCCCGGGACGCAGGGACTGCTTCACATTTCGCAGATCGACAACAAACGGGTAAATAAAGTTTCCGATGTTTTGAAGGAGGGTGATATGGTGAAAGTAAAACTTCTTAGCATCGAAGGCGGAAAATTTTCTTTATCAAGAAAAGTTCTCCTTAAAGATAAGGAAGAAGAAAAAACCAGTACTGAAAACGAATAG
- the infB gene encoding translation initiation factor IF-2: MSETAKEKKLRLYKFASEYNLSTDSLLEYLQKKGYEVKSHMALLSEEMLADIKSHFKKDIEKAEKHYKKISDFQKKRGDKQEPEVPAQPVHVEETLKEEKTEELVENVEILEDTPSVEDLVEEKSEESEQVVESVVEEDVEESKTFKTKSELELETKKKGLTIVGKIDLEQKKKEKPKESSKTDDKDSVLKPKTAASASEEEDSDAKKKKKKVLKAKKKTKTAEDGTEEVVTKKKRKIKKLEIDKREVEEAIKRTILSMDESSVGDRASVRKKKRKEKLEIQEKILEQKQLDQKKIQVTEFIAVNELANLMGVPVSEVIQKCIGLGLMVSINQRLDVESITLVADEFGFEIELQEDYQAELDSETPDAEETLKFRPPVVTIMGHVDHGKTSLLDYIRRTNVVAGESGGITQHIGAYQVDLEGGKKITFLDTPGHEAFTAMRARGASVTDIVILVVAADDAVMPQTVEAINHAQAANVPIIIAINKVDKPNSNIEKIKQQLAERNILVEDWGGKYQCVEISAKFGKNVDLLLEKIALEAELLDLKANPNRLATGVIIESQMDKGKGVTATVLVQKGTLRIGEPFVAGVVHGRVRAMFDERGNKVFEAGPSTPGLVLGFENAPQAGDTFTVAESERDAREISFKRQQIKREQDHRQIRHITLDEIASQISRGGFKELPIIVKGDVDGSIEALADSLMKLSNQEVAVRVIHKGVGAISEGDVLLAAASQAIIIGFHVRPNTNARKLAEQEKVDIRLYNIIYDAINEVKSALEGMLSPVLSEELVATVEVRDIFKVPKVGTVAGCYVQDGKIERKNKIRLFRDGIVIYEGDLTSLKRFKDDVREVEKGFECGLSIANYNDLKVGDIVESYKIIETKKKLV, encoded by the coding sequence ATGTCCGAAACTGCTAAAGAAAAAAAATTAAGACTTTATAAGTTCGCTTCAGAGTATAATCTCTCTACTGATTCTTTGTTGGAGTATCTTCAGAAGAAAGGATATGAAGTAAAATCTCATATGGCCCTCCTTTCAGAAGAGATGCTGGCCGATATCAAATCCCACTTTAAAAAAGATATTGAAAAAGCCGAGAAACATTACAAGAAAATCTCCGATTTCCAGAAGAAAAGAGGGGATAAGCAAGAACCTGAGGTCCCTGCTCAACCTGTTCATGTGGAAGAAACTCTTAAAGAGGAAAAAACCGAAGAGCTTGTTGAAAATGTTGAAATCCTTGAAGACACTCCTTCTGTTGAAGACCTTGTTGAAGAAAAATCCGAAGAGTCTGAACAGGTAGTTGAATCCGTTGTAGAAGAGGACGTTGAAGAATCCAAAACTTTCAAAACTAAATCGGAATTGGAGCTCGAGACTAAGAAAAAGGGGTTGACTATAGTTGGTAAAATTGATCTTGAGCAGAAGAAGAAAGAAAAACCGAAAGAATCGTCTAAAACAGATGATAAAGATTCCGTACTAAAGCCGAAAACCGCTGCCTCCGCTTCCGAAGAAGAAGATTCCGATGCCAAGAAAAAGAAGAAGAAAGTTCTTAAAGCAAAAAAGAAAACCAAGACTGCGGAAGACGGTACTGAGGAGGTTGTTACCAAAAAGAAACGGAAAATAAAAAAACTAGAAATCGATAAACGCGAAGTTGAAGAAGCTATAAAGAGAACTATTCTTAGTATGGATGAATCCTCGGTTGGCGACCGCGCTTCTGTACGAAAAAAGAAGAGAAAAGAAAAACTGGAGATTCAGGAAAAAATCCTAGAACAGAAACAGCTCGATCAGAAAAAGATTCAGGTTACGGAGTTTATCGCCGTTAACGAACTCGCTAATCTTATGGGTGTTCCTGTCAGCGAGGTTATTCAGAAGTGTATCGGTCTTGGTCTGATGGTATCAATTAATCAAAGATTAGATGTTGAATCAATTACACTTGTTGCCGATGAATTCGGATTTGAAATAGAATTGCAGGAGGACTATCAGGCCGAACTCGATTCTGAAACTCCCGATGCGGAAGAAACTCTCAAATTCCGTCCGCCTGTTGTTACAATTATGGGTCACGTCGATCATGGTAAAACTTCGCTTCTCGATTATATAAGAAGAACAAATGTTGTTGCAGGAGAATCGGGCGGTATTACACAGCATATCGGTGCTTACCAGGTTGATCTTGAAGGCGGTAAGAAAATTACTTTCCTCGATACTCCCGGTCACGAAGCATTTACCGCGATGCGTGCGCGCGGCGCAAGCGTTACCGATATTGTAATCCTCGTTGTTGCTGCTGATGATGCAGTAATGCCTCAGACTGTTGAAGCTATCAACCATGCACAGGCAGCTAACGTACCGATTATTATTGCCATAAATAAAGTAGATAAACCGAACTCAAATATTGAAAAAATTAAACAGCAGCTTGCCGAAAGAAATATTCTTGTTGAGGACTGGGGTGGTAAATACCAGTGCGTAGAAATTTCTGCTAAGTTCGGAAAAAATGTCGACCTGCTTCTAGAAAAAATTGCTCTCGAGGCCGAATTGCTTGATCTAAAAGCCAATCCTAATCGTCTTGCTACCGGTGTTATTATTGAATCGCAGATGGATAAAGGGAAAGGTGTAACGGCTACGGTACTTGTACAGAAGGGAACACTACGTATCGGCGAACCGTTTGTTGCCGGAGTTGTACACGGAAGAGTTCGTGCTATGTTTGATGAAAGAGGTAATAAAGTATTTGAAGCCGGCCCTTCAACACCGGGACTTGTACTCGGATTCGAGAATGCACCTCAGGCCGGCGATACTTTTACAGTAGCTGAATCTGAAAGAGATGCCCGCGAAATTTCATTTAAACGTCAGCAGATCAAACGCGAACAGGATCATCGTCAGATCCGGCATATTACTCTCGACGAAATTGCTAGCCAGATTAGCCGCGGAGGATTTAAAGAACTTCCGATTATCGTAAAAGGCGATGTGGACGGTTCAATTGAGGCACTGGCCGATTCATTGATGAAACTATCGAATCAGGAAGTTGCCGTAAGAGTAATTCACAAAGGGGTTGGTGCTATATCCGAAGGTGATGTTCTTTTGGCCGCAGCCTCACAGGCAATTATTATCGGATTCCATGTGCGCCCGAATACTAATGCCAGAAAACTTGCAGAACAGGAAAAAGTTGATATTCGTCTCTACAACATAATCTACGATGCTATTAACGAGGTTAAATCAGCTCTGGAAGGAATGCTCTCTCCAGTACTCTCGGAAGAACTTGTTGCTACGGTTGAAGTCCGTGATATTTTCAAAGTTCCGAAAGTCGGAACAGTCGCAGGATGTTATGTTCAGGATGGTAAAATCGAACGCAAGAACAAGATCCGCCTCTTCCGCGATGGAATCGTAATTTATGAAGGGGACCTTACTTCGCTGAAGAGATTTAAAGACGACGTACGCGAAGTTGAAAAAGGTTTTGAATGCGGTCTCAGTATTGCGAACTATAACGACCTTAAAGTCGGCGATATTGTTGAATCGTATAAAATAATTGAAACTAAGAAGAAACTTGTTTAA
- a CDS encoding Rne/Rng family ribonuclease, translated as MNKEIIISSSTSQNRVAITEDGNLVDFFVDHPEKQRMVGDVYLGRVARVLPGIRAAFIDIGLKHDAFLHFSDIGERTEALQGIFDDDDDDESDKSPERQNTQSSPDQMNQPTLELPKPELRERQSTKLHKGQELLIQILKEPVKDKGVRVTSSVSIPGRFCVLLPMDNKIGVSKKIADFRERKRLRRIARGIIPSDCGLIIRTAAKDQDEESLSADLKYLVKIWADLQEDAKKLDPPSLLYKDLSTTVSVIRDLFTPDVSKVFIDSKKLFKEIRNYVQFIQPGLIERIELYKDDRPIFEAFKVDEQIKSLMRRNVALPSGGHIVIDHTEAMTVIDVNSGRYAAKKDQELNSLKTDLEASREIVRQLRLRDIGGLIVVDFIDLEDEKNRKKIYDELKKEFKKDRAKTALLPMTEFGLMQITRERVRENIVQSMTEVCPYCQGTGLMTKKSNLMHEIEAWLKRYKMEGKFNSLILRVHPSLGEKLNQGFISTLKKIQLKYFVKITLDQSEKINPQHFRFVAKKTNEDITDEFA; from the coding sequence ATGAATAAAGAAATAATTATCAGTTCCTCAACTTCTCAAAACAGAGTTGCTATTACGGAAGACGGCAACCTGGTCGATTTCTTCGTCGATCATCCCGAAAAACAGAGAATGGTTGGCGATGTTTATCTGGGCAGAGTTGCAAGAGTCCTTCCCGGAATCAGAGCGGCATTCATCGATATAGGGCTTAAGCACGACGCATTCCTTCACTTCTCCGATATAGGTGAACGCACCGAAGCATTGCAGGGCATATTTGACGACGACGACGATGATGAATCCGATAAATCTCCCGAACGGCAGAATACTCAATCCTCTCCGGATCAGATGAATCAACCGACTCTCGAGTTGCCAAAACCTGAATTAAGAGAAAGACAATCAACAAAACTCCATAAGGGACAGGAACTTCTAATTCAGATTTTGAAAGAACCGGTAAAAGATAAAGGCGTACGTGTTACATCTTCTGTCTCAATTCCGGGTCGCTTTTGCGTCCTTCTTCCAATGGATAACAAAATAGGTGTCTCTAAAAAGATTGCCGATTTCCGTGAAAGAAAGAGACTTAGAAGAATCGCACGCGGAATAATTCCTTCGGATTGTGGACTTATTATTCGCACTGCCGCTAAAGATCAGGATGAGGAATCTCTCTCGGCCGATTTGAAATACCTTGTTAAGATCTGGGCGGATCTTCAGGAGGATGCTAAAAAACTTGATCCACCCTCGCTCCTCTATAAGGATTTAAGCACTACTGTAAGCGTTATCAGAGATCTCTTTACGCCTGATGTTTCAAAAGTCTTTATCGATTCGAAAAAATTATTTAAGGAAATCAGGAATTATGTCCAGTTCATTCAACCCGGACTTATTGAACGGATTGAATTGTACAAGGACGACCGTCCGATATTCGAAGCATTCAAGGTCGATGAACAGATTAAAAGTCTGATGCGGAGAAATGTTGCCCTCCCCAGCGGCGGCCATATTGTAATAGACCATACCGAAGCGATGACGGTTATTGATGTTAACAGCGGCCGTTATGCTGCAAAGAAAGATCAGGAACTTAATTCTCTTAAAACCGATCTTGAAGCTTCCAGGGAAATTGTAAGGCAGCTTCGGCTCCGTGATATCGGCGGATTAATTGTTGTTGACTTCATCGATCTCGAAGATGAAAAGAACCGTAAAAAGATATATGACGAATTGAAAAAAGAATTCAAAAAAGATAGAGCGAAAACCGCTCTCCTGCCTATGACTGAATTTGGACTTATGCAGATTACTCGTGAACGTGTGAGGGAAAATATTGTTCAATCGATGACAGAAGTATGCCCTTATTGCCAGGGGACAGGATTAATGACTAAAAAGTCGAACCTTATGCATGAAATTGAAGCATGGCTGAAACGGTATAAGATGGAGGGTAAATTTAATTCCTTGATCCTGCGTGTTCATCCGTCTCTGGGTGAAAAATTAAATCAGGGATTTATTTCAACATTGAAGAAAATTCAACTAAAGTATTTTGTTAAAATTACTCTCGACCAAAGTGAAAAAATAAATCCCCAGCATTTTAGATTTGTTGCTAAAAAAACCAATGAAGATATTACAGATGAATTTGCGTGA
- the rpsO gene encoding 30S ribosomal protein S15, translating into MSLSKEKKNELIKKYGKNEKDSGTAEVQIALLTERINNLTSHFEGHKKDHASRRGLMQMVGKRRRLLDYLAAKDIERYRSIIKELNIRK; encoded by the coding sequence ATGTCGTTATCTAAAGAAAAGAAAAACGAATTGATCAAGAAGTACGGTAAAAACGAAAAAGACAGCGGTACCGCTGAAGTTCAGATCGCACTATTGACAGAACGGATTAATAATCTGACTTCTCATTTCGAAGGTCATAAAAAAGATCATGCTTCAAGAAGAGGATTGATGCAGATGGTTGGTAAAAGAAGAAGACTGCTTGATTACCTTGCGGCAAAGGATATTGAGAGATATCGCAGCATAATTAAAGAATTGAACATAAGAAAGTAA
- the rbfA gene encoding 30S ribosome-binding factor RbfA yields the protein MTHRLDKVSSLIKEELSLIFLHKVQDSAAGLVTVTSVKISPDLRHAKVYLSVYAKEKRDDVLEKVNGLKGMIRSELASRVNMRYVPELHFFIDDTLDYVEKIEGLFKQIHSTDETGKDDNEISNK from the coding sequence ATGACTCACAGATTAGATAAAGTCAGCAGTTTGATAAAAGAAGAACTCAGTTTGATCTTTCTTCATAAGGTGCAGGATTCTGCGGCGGGACTCGTTACAGTTACGAGCGTAAAAATAAGCCCGGATCTGCGTCATGCGAAAGTTTATCTGTCGGTTTATGCAAAAGAGAAACGTGATGATGTTCTTGAAAAAGTAAATGGATTGAAAGGAATGATAAGAAGTGAACTCGCTTCACGTGTCAATATGCGTTACGTTCCGGAACTCCATTTCTTTATTGATGATACTCTCGATTATGTTGAAAAGATTGAAGGATTGTTTAAACAGATTCATTCGACTGATGAAACAGGTAAAGATGATAACGAAATCAGCAATAAATAA
- the truB gene encoding tRNA pseudouridine(55) synthase TruB → MITKSAINNYEPDFEAGEIILIDKSLFKSSFDIVYKVRKAINVKKVGHAGTLDPMATGLLIVCTGKKTKEISEFRGLDKTYAGTFCLGKTTPSFDMETEFDSESGIEGVTAEKVIEFASAFIGKSFQIPPIYSAVKHNGKSLYQFARKGVEIIKEPREIFISSFKITGIELPDVYFEITCSSGTYIRVIANDFGKKIGCGAYLKKLRRTKIGDYNVDEALTISEFTDKYKERAMALQN, encoded by the coding sequence ATGATAACGAAATCAGCAATAAATAATTATGAACCTGATTTTGAAGCGGGTGAAATAATTTTAATCGATAAATCGCTTTTTAAATCCTCCTTCGATATTGTCTATAAGGTTAGAAAAGCAATTAATGTAAAAAAAGTCGGGCATGCCGGTACACTGGACCCGATGGCTACGGGCCTGCTTATTGTTTGTACCGGAAAAAAGACTAAGGAGATTTCGGAATTCAGGGGGCTTGATAAAACTTATGCCGGTACTTTCTGTCTGGGTAAAACAACCCCTTCGTTCGATATGGAAACTGAATTCGATTCGGAATCCGGAATCGAGGGAGTGACAGCAGAAAAGGTTATTGAGTTTGCCTCTGCTTTTATCGGTAAAAGTTTTCAGATTCCGCCGATCTACTCTGCAGTTAAACATAATGGTAAATCACTCTACCAGTTTGCCCGTAAAGGAGTGGAAATTATTAAAGAGCCGCGGGAAATTTTTATTTCCTCATTTAAAATAACCGGTATCGAATTACCGGATGTTTATTTTGAAATAACCTGTTCCAGCGGGACTTATATTAGAGTAATCGCAAACGATTTTGGGAAAAAGATCGGCTGCGGTGCTTATTTGAAAAAATTAAGGCGTACTAAAATAGGCGATTATAATGTTGATGAGGCCCTCACTATTTCTGAATTCACTGATAAGTATAAAGAACGGGCAATGGCATTACAAAATTAG
- the fsa gene encoding fructose-6-phosphate aldolase, whose translation MKFFIDTANINQIKEAASYGLLDGVTTNPSLVAKEGKNFKQLLEEIIKIVDGPISAEVVATDFDGIMKEAGELAKIHENIVVKVPLIKEGIKAVKALHEEDIRTNVTLCFSASQALLAAKAGATYISPFVGRLDDISHNGMDLIKQIVQIYKNYNYKTQVLVASIRHPLHLVEAALMGADVATMPFDVIEKLFKHPLTDSGLEKFLSDWKKLNQK comes from the coding sequence ATGAAGTTTTTTATCGATACTGCAAATATCAATCAGATTAAAGAAGCTGCATCATACGGTTTGCTCGACGGTGTTACTACCAATCCTTCTCTTGTAGCCAAAGAGGGAAAAAATTTTAAGCAGCTGCTTGAAGAGATAATTAAGATAGTTGACGGACCAATTAGTGCTGAAGTTGTGGCAACGGATTTTGATGGGATTATGAAAGAAGCCGGCGAACTTGCCAAGATTCATGAAAACATTGTTGTTAAGGTCCCGCTTATTAAAGAAGGTATTAAAGCTGTTAAAGCACTTCACGAAGAGGATATCCGTACCAATGTTACTCTCTGTTTCTCGGCATCCCAGGCACTTCTGGCGGCCAAAGCAGGAGCAACTTACATAAGTCCTTTCGTTGGAAGGCTCGACGATATCAGTCATAACGGTATGGACTTGATTAAACAGATTGTCCAGATATATAAAAATTATAATTATAAGACTCAGGTGCTTGTTGCCAGTATCCGTCATCCGCTTCATTTGGTTGAAGCTGCTTTAATGGGTGCCGACGTTGCAACAATGCCGTTCGATGTTATCGAAAAACTTTTTAAACACCCTCTGACCGATAGCGGTCTTGAGAAATTTTTAAGCGACTGGAAAAAACTAAATCAAAAATGA
- a CDS encoding bifunctional riboflavin kinase/FAD synthetase, with translation MILFTELNNYIKQGNAVVTVGTFDGLHLGHLKIMEKMKSIASKVNGKTIVITFEPHPRSIVSKNFDLKLLTSLNEKKKILEKAEIDQLILINFTQEFSQLTSDQFIKQYLVDKIGAVHMVVGHDHKFGKDRLGDEDKLRELGRMYNFDVTAVPPENMDGELISSTKIRNYLLEGRVDKANLLLGRNYSFTGVVVKGAQRGRVLGFPTANLKLDDPHKAIPKKGVYIVSCRCEQENFYGIMNIGFRPTFENRNELVIEVHILNFNRDIYGRELSIDFIQRLRDEKKFASKEELIYQIEEDKKKAVELINVLVN, from the coding sequence ATGATTCTCTTTACTGAACTTAATAATTATATAAAACAGGGAAATGCGGTTGTTACTGTAGGCACGTTCGACGGCTTGCATCTGGGGCATCTTAAGATAATGGAAAAAATGAAAAGTATTGCCTCTAAAGTTAATGGTAAAACTATAGTGATTACTTTCGAACCGCATCCCAGAAGCATTGTTTCGAAAAACTTCGATTTGAAACTGTTGACATCGCTTAATGAAAAGAAAAAAATTCTGGAGAAGGCAGAAATAGATCAACTCATATTGATAAATTTTACGCAAGAATTTTCGCAACTGACTTCCGACCAGTTTATCAAACAATATCTTGTTGATAAAATCGGTGCGGTCCATATGGTTGTAGGTCACGATCATAAGTTCGGAAAAGACCGTCTTGGTGATGAGGATAAACTTCGCGAACTCGGCAGAATGTACAACTTTGATGTAACTGCTGTCCCACCCGAAAATATGGACGGGGAATTAATAAGCAGTACGAAAATAAGAAATTACCTGTTAGAAGGGCGAGTAGATAAAGCCAACTTACTGCTGGGAAGAAATTATTCTTTTACGGGAGTGGTAGTTAAAGGTGCTCAAAGAGGAAGAGTCCTCGGGTTTCCAACCGCCAATTTGAAACTTGACGATCCCCATAAAGCTATTCCCAAAAAGGGAGTTTATATTGTATCCTGCAGATGCGAACAGGAGAATTTTTACGGTATTATGAATATCGGATTCAGACCGACATTCGAAAACAGAAATGAACTTGTTATCGAAGTCCATATCCTTAATTTTAACAGGGATATCTATGGAAGGGAATTGAGTATCGACTTTATTCAACGTCTAAGAGATGAAAAAAAGTTTGCTTCCAAAGAGGAATTGATATATCAGATTGAAGAGGATAAAAAAAAAGCAGTAGAATTAATAAATGTTTTAGTTAACTAA